From Streptomyces sp. Edi4, one genomic window encodes:
- a CDS encoding FAD-dependent oxidoreductase, translating into MLRIAVVGSGPSGVYTAQSLVEQSAVDDVRVDVLDRLPCPYGLVRYGVAPDHEKIKSLQNNLRTVLEDGRIRFLGHVEVGPGGVSSEALIRLYHAVVYCVGATSDRRLGIPGEDLPGSFSATEFVSWYSAHPDCDPGAFVLGARSAVVIGAGNVAVDVARMLTRGADELRPTDVPQSALGALAASRVRDVHMAARRGPSQARFTTKELRELGALPGADVTVDESELARDPVFAELSALPAPVRRNVEVLRGWAGRPLRPGARRLALRFYLRPVELVERGGRVGAVRFERTAPDGAGGVLGTGTYEEIEAQLVLRAVGYRGVPPPGLPFDPVTATVPHAAGRVLRAGAAAPGEYVAGWIKRGPTGVIGTNRPCAKETVASLLQDAPLLCTRPVAPEPLDALRELGLRPVTWQGWLAIERAEAELGHSLGRRSVKIPDWDGLLSAALGPA; encoded by the coding sequence ATGTTGCGCATCGCCGTCGTGGGGTCCGGGCCGAGCGGGGTCTACACCGCCCAGAGCCTGGTGGAGCAGAGCGCCGTGGACGATGTCCGGGTGGACGTCCTGGACCGGCTGCCCTGCCCGTACGGCCTTGTGCGGTACGGGGTCGCCCCGGACCACGAGAAGATCAAATCCCTTCAGAACAACCTCCGTACGGTGCTGGAGGACGGCCGGATCCGTTTTCTGGGGCATGTCGAGGTGGGCCCGGGCGGCGTCTCATCAGAGGCGCTGATCCGGCTCTACCACGCGGTGGTGTACTGCGTCGGCGCCACATCGGACCGGCGTCTGGGGATCCCCGGCGAGGACCTGCCGGGCAGCTTCTCCGCCACCGAGTTCGTGTCCTGGTACAGCGCCCACCCCGACTGCGATCCCGGCGCGTTCGTCCTCGGCGCCCGTTCGGCGGTGGTGATCGGGGCGGGAAACGTGGCGGTGGACGTCGCCCGCATGCTGACGCGCGGCGCCGATGAGCTGCGCCCGACCGACGTGCCGCAGTCCGCGCTCGGCGCCCTCGCGGCCAGCCGGGTGCGCGACGTGCACATGGCGGCGCGGCGAGGGCCCTCGCAGGCCAGGTTCACCACCAAGGAGCTGCGGGAGCTGGGCGCGCTGCCGGGCGCCGATGTGACGGTCGACGAGAGCGAACTCGCCCGGGACCCGGTGTTCGCCGAGCTCTCGGCGCTGCCCGCGCCGGTACGGCGCAACGTGGAGGTGCTGCGGGGCTGGGCCGGGCGCCCCCTGCGGCCCGGTGCGCGCCGGCTCGCGCTGCGGTTCTATCTGCGCCCGGTGGAGCTCGTGGAACGCGGGGGCCGGGTGGGCGCGGTGCGCTTCGAGCGGACGGCGCCGGACGGCGCGGGCGGGGTGCTCGGCACCGGGACGTACGAGGAGATCGAGGCCCAGCTCGTGCTGCGGGCGGTCGGCTATCGCGGGGTGCCACCGCCCGGTCTGCCCTTCGATCCGGTGACCGCCACGGTGCCGCACGCGGCGGGGCGGGTGCTGCGCGCGGGCGCGGCCGCCCCGGGCGAGTACGTCGCGGGCTGGATCAAGCGCGGCCCCACGGGTGTGATCGGCACCAACCGTCCCTGCGCGAAGGAGACGGTCGCCTCACTGCTCCAGGATGCCCCGCTGCTCTGCACGCGCCCAGTGGCACCCGAACCCCTGGACGCCCTGCGGGAGTTGGGCCTGCGGCCGGTGACCTGGCAGGGCTGGCTCGCGATCGAGCGCGCCGAGGCCGAACTCGGGCACTCGCTGGGCCGCCGCTCGGTGAAGATCCCCGACTGGGACGGGCTCCTGTCGGCGGCGCTGGGCCCGGCCTGA
- a CDS encoding helix-turn-helix domain-containing protein: MPKGMTKRRPQTLARLLDAALEVFAESGFGAARIEDVCRRAGYTRGAFYSNFSSKEELFFALFDAHAARELERIGTLAAETDDRDLSVPRIAALLAHVGPDERTWYLVTSEFTLYAIRNPKAAARLAGHDARLREEAAALLGALLARAGLRPRGDLTELVRVVVALREGALGQSYVEPEVLAPGALAERFLPFLVAAVTEPLNQPG; encoded by the coding sequence GTGCCCAAGGGAATGACCAAGCGGCGGCCGCAGACGCTGGCCCGGCTGCTGGACGCCGCACTGGAGGTGTTCGCCGAGTCGGGCTTCGGCGCCGCCAGGATCGAGGACGTCTGCCGGCGCGCGGGCTACACCCGGGGCGCCTTCTACTCCAACTTCTCCTCCAAGGAGGAGCTGTTCTTCGCCCTCTTCGACGCGCACGCGGCGCGCGAACTGGAGCGGATCGGCACGCTCGCCGCCGAGACCGACGACCGCGACCTGTCGGTGCCAAGGATCGCCGCCCTGCTCGCGCACGTGGGACCCGACGAGCGCACCTGGTACCTCGTGACCAGCGAGTTCACCCTGTACGCCATCCGCAATCCGAAGGCGGCGGCCCGGCTCGCCGGCCACGACGCGCGGCTGCGCGAGGAGGCGGCGGCCCTGCTGGGTGCCCTGCTGGCCCGGGCCGGGCTGCGGCCGCGCGGGGACCTGACCGAACTCGTACGGGTGGTGGTCGCGCTGCGTGAGGGAGCGCTCGGGCAGAGTTATGTGGAGCCGGAGGTTCTTGCGCCCGGAGCTCTGGCGGAACGATTCCTGCCGTTTCTCGTCGCGGCGGTGACCGAACCTCTGAACCAGCCCGGCTGA
- a CDS encoding M56 family metallopeptidase, giving the protein MTVSLALLVLGLVSAVAAPRLLARADWVEREPVVALWVWQCVVAAVLLCFGLAMVFSAASAWGTVRGQVFAPAPRAVVEAYALGPYGPWSAALAVVLFLGGAWTGAMLTREVRDSWARRRRRRDELRLRSPLLPGEEPSSERLVVLEAGRPDAWWLPGQVPQLVITTGALQRLKGHQLDAVLAHEIGHARARHDWLLHCSSALARGFPQVPVFAAFRDEMHRLVELAADDVASRRFGRLTIALALVELNEHRGVFGPCPAPDGELPQRVHRLLSAAPRLPASRRLRLTAYAALVPAVPLIVALVPGLHALG; this is encoded by the coding sequence ATGACCGTCTCCCTCGCGTTGCTGGTGCTCGGCCTGGTGTCCGCCGTCGCCGCGCCGCGGCTCCTCGCCCGTGCCGACTGGGTCGAGCGCGAGCCGGTGGTGGCGCTGTGGGTGTGGCAGTGCGTGGTGGCGGCGGTTCTGCTCTGCTTCGGCCTCGCCATGGTCTTCAGTGCGGCGTCCGCGTGGGGGACGGTGCGGGGCCAGGTGTTCGCGCCCGCGCCCCGGGCGGTCGTCGAGGCGTACGCGCTGGGCCCCTACGGCCCGTGGTCGGCGGCGCTCGCGGTGGTGCTCTTCCTCGGCGGCGCCTGGACCGGCGCGATGCTCACGCGGGAGGTGCGGGACAGCTGGGCCCGCCGCCGCAGGCGCCGCGACGAACTGCGCCTGCGCTCACCGCTGTTGCCGGGTGAGGAGCCTTCGAGTGAGCGCCTTGTGGTCCTTGAGGCGGGCCGCCCCGACGCCTGGTGGCTGCCGGGCCAGGTGCCCCAACTGGTCATCACCACCGGGGCGCTTCAGCGCCTGAAAGGCCATCAGCTCGACGCGGTCCTCGCCCATGAGATCGGTCACGCGCGGGCCCGCCACGACTGGCTGCTGCACTGTTCGAGCGCGCTTGCGCGGGGTTTTCCGCAGGTGCCGGTGTTCGCCGCGTTCCGCGACGAGATGCACCGCCTGGTGGAGCTGGCCGCCGACGACGTGGCCTCGCGCCGCTTCGGCCGCCTGACCATCGCGCTGGCCCTGGTCGAACTCAACGAGCACCGCGGGGTGTTCGGCCCGTGCCCGGCCCCGGACGGAGAGCTCCCCCAGCGGGTGCACCGGCTGCTCTCCGCCGCGCCCCGGCTGCCGGCGAGCCGGCGGCTGCGGCTGACGGCGTACGCGGCGCTCGTCCCGGCCGTGCCGCTGATCGTGGCGCTCGTGCCGGGCCTGCACGCCCTGGGCTAA
- a CDS encoding helix-turn-helix domain-containing protein encodes MSPRSASVNEELRRRSRERLLQATVELVAERGFEATTLGDIADRAGSARGLISYYFPGKRQLLQSAVHRLMHLTLEAGLEREPSTTDGRERLARAIDAILGLTDTWPVLMRAHMAGILQAEGFVRCPEQQRLAALLRDTVERYGSRDVDTDYPMLRANLMGAVFAALLPGAPMDAATLRAELFQRYGLDWERGVPPGPAP; translated from the coding sequence ATGTCCCCGCGCAGCGCATCGGTCAATGAAGAATTGCGCAGGCGTTCTCGCGAGCGGCTGCTGCAAGCCACGGTCGAACTGGTGGCGGAACGGGGCTTCGAAGCGACGACCCTCGGCGACATCGCGGACCGTGCGGGCTCGGCCCGCGGTCTGATCTCGTACTACTTCCCCGGCAAGCGCCAACTGCTCCAGTCCGCCGTGCACCGCCTCATGCATCTGACCCTCGAAGCCGGCCTGGAGCGCGAGCCGAGCACCACCGACGGCCGCGAGCGCCTGGCCCGCGCCATCGACGCGATCCTCGGGCTCACCGACACCTGGCCGGTTCTGATGCGGGCCCACATGGCGGGGATCCTCCAGGCTGAGGGCTTCGTGCGCTGCCCCGAACAGCAGCGCCTCGCGGCCCTGCTGCGCGACACCGTCGAGCGGTACGGTTCGCGGGACGTGGACACCGACTACCCGATGCTGCGCGCCAACCTCATGGGCGCCGTCTTCGCCGCGCTGCTGCCCGGCGCCCCGATGGACGCGGCGACCCTGCGCGCCGAGCTGTTCCAGCGCTACGGCCTGGACTGGGAGCGGGGCGTGCCGCCGGGCCCCGCCCCCTGA
- a CDS encoding VOC family protein: MVHVLSSRTLLRPTDPERSRVFYGERLGLPVYREFGTGPERGTVYFLGGGFLEVSGHGDGPPAPGLQLWLQVADVARAHEELVERGVTVVRPPVREPWGLIEMWIEDPDGVRIVVVEIPADHPLRFRP, translated from the coding sequence ATGGTGCATGTACTGAGCAGCCGGACCCTTCTGCGCCCCACCGACCCCGAGCGTTCGCGCGTCTTCTACGGCGAACGGCTCGGACTTCCCGTCTACCGGGAGTTCGGTACGGGCCCCGAGCGCGGCACGGTGTACTTCCTCGGCGGCGGGTTCCTGGAGGTGTCGGGACACGGTGACGGGCCGCCGGCGCCCGGACTCCAGCTGTGGCTCCAGGTCGCGGACGTGGCGCGGGCCCACGAGGAGCTGGTGGAGCGCGGGGTCACGGTCGTACGGCCGCCGGTGCGCGAGCCGTGGGGGCTGATCGAGATGTGGATCGAGGACCCGGACGGCGTCCGCATCGTGGTGGTGGAGATCCCGGCCGACCACCCCTTGCGCTTCCGCCCCTGA
- a CDS encoding phosphatase PAP2 family protein: MLLAPAPAPARPDVPLRAGLLCAALAALLLVLVAAQWGPLMSLDRAIAEALHRRAVADPGLTHVNRVLSDWVWDPWTMRALLAVAAAVLLWRGERLLAVWVAVTSAAGTAVQQGLKAAVGRERPHWPDPVASASYAAFPSGHALSVTVVFGLLVWLLTLGGARPPVRRAVLAVGALSALGVGFTRLYLGVHWFSDVVAGWLTGAAVVLLSTTAHRLLTAHRPR; this comes from the coding sequence ATGCTGCTCGCTCCCGCCCCGGCCCCCGCCCGCCCCGACGTGCCGCTGCGCGCCGGTCTCCTCTGCGCCGCGCTCGCCGCGCTGCTGCTGGTCCTGGTGGCGGCCCAGTGGGGTCCGCTGATGTCCCTGGACCGGGCGATCGCCGAGGCGCTGCACCGCCGGGCCGTCGCCGATCCCGGCCTCACCCACGTGAACCGGGTGCTGAGCGACTGGGTGTGGGACCCCTGGACGATGCGCGCGCTGCTCGCGGTGGCGGCGGCGGTCCTGCTGTGGCGCGGCGAGCGGCTGTTGGCGGTGTGGGTCGCGGTGACGAGCGCCGCGGGAACAGCCGTGCAACAGGGCCTGAAGGCGGCCGTCGGCCGCGAGCGGCCGCACTGGCCGGATCCGGTGGCCTCGGCTTCGTACGCCGCTTTCCCCTCCGGCCACGCCCTGAGCGTGACGGTGGTCTTCGGTCTGCTCGTGTGGCTGCTGACGCTGGGCGGGGCCCGCCCGCCCGTGCGCCGGGCCGTCCTCGCGGTCGGGGCCCTGAGCGCGCTGGGCGTCGGGTTCACGCGGCTCTACCTGGGCGTGCACTGGTTCTCGGACGTGGTGGCCGGCTGGCTGACGGGCGCGGCGGTCGTCCTGCTGAGCACGACGGCCCACCGCCTCCTCACAGCGCACCGGCCCCGGTGA
- a CDS encoding glycerophosphodiester phosphodiesterase family protein, with protein MTFLTIGHRGVMGVEPENTLRSFVHAERAGMDAIELDLHLSKDGALVVMHDAEVDRTTDGRGPVGEMTLAELRALDAGQGERVPVFEEVLDAVKAPLQAEIKDVRAARALAEVIERRDLVGRVEVLSFHDAALAEIASLVPGVRTGLVDDDWGPDLVDRARAVGARSLVLSIGRITLETVEQAHAAGLKVIGWTVNTQDHLRLVRALQLDGATTDYPQIRRTGRFTA; from the coding sequence TTGACGTTCCTCACCATCGGTCATCGCGGGGTCATGGGTGTCGAACCGGAGAACACCCTGCGTTCCTTCGTGCACGCCGAACGCGCGGGCATGGACGCCATCGAACTCGATCTGCACCTCAGCAAGGACGGCGCCCTCGTCGTCATGCACGACGCCGAGGTCGACCGCACCACGGACGGCAGGGGCCCCGTCGGGGAGATGACCCTGGCCGAGCTGCGGGCGCTGGACGCGGGTCAGGGCGAGCGCGTCCCCGTGTTCGAGGAAGTGCTCGACGCGGTGAAGGCCCCGCTCCAGGCGGAGATCAAGGATGTCCGCGCGGCGCGCGCGCTGGCCGAGGTGATCGAGCGGCGCGATCTGGTGGGCCGGGTGGAGGTGCTGTCCTTCCACGACGCGGCGCTCGCCGAGATCGCCTCCCTCGTGCCCGGCGTACGCACGGGGCTCGTGGACGACGACTGGGGCCCCGACCTCGTCGACCGGGCCCGGGCCGTCGGCGCGCGGAGCCTGGTCCTGAGCATCGGCCGGATCACCCTGGAGACGGTCGAGCAGGCCCACGCCGCCGGGCTCAAGGTGATCGGCTGGACCGTGAACACCCAGGACCATCTGCGCCTGGTGCGGGCCCTGCAACTGGACGGCGCGACGACCGACTACCCGCAGATCCGCCGCACCGGCCGCTTCACCGCGTAG
- a CDS encoding DUF5134 domain-containing protein produces MHGPVVPGLLLVALCAAAGSYCLLRLRSGSARARGAAGGEAVMGFGMAAMAVPAAFAPPGPWMPVACAVVFGCAALRGLWLVRGGAHHMHHVVGSLAMVYMALAMVPGGGHQGHTGHVAGGVPLLTGVLLLYFAGYVLSAGARLLSSAGGGAGEAAAPPVSWGARPELALACRLSMGIAMLAMLVTI; encoded by the coding sequence GTGCACGGTCCGGTGGTGCCCGGCTTGCTGCTCGTCGCGCTGTGCGCGGCGGCGGGTTCGTACTGTCTGCTGCGGCTGCGCAGTGGCTCCGCGCGGGCCCGGGGGGCCGCAGGCGGCGAGGCGGTGATGGGATTCGGGATGGCCGCGATGGCCGTCCCTGCCGCGTTCGCGCCGCCGGGTCCGTGGATGCCGGTGGCGTGCGCGGTGGTCTTCGGCTGCGCGGCGCTGCGCGGCCTGTGGCTGGTCCGGGGCGGCGCCCACCATATGCACCACGTGGTGGGATCGCTCGCGATGGTCTACATGGCCCTGGCGATGGTCCCGGGAGGCGGTCACCAGGGGCACACGGGGCACGTGGCGGGCGGGGTGCCGCTCCTGACCGGCGTCCTCCTGCTCTACTTCGCGGGTTACGTCCTGTCGGCGGGGGCGCGGCTGCTGTCCTCGGCGGGCGGCGGGGCCGGGGAGGCCGCCGCGCCGCCCGTGTCCTGGGGCGCCCGGCCCGAGCTGGCCCTGGCGTGCCGCCTGTCCATGGGGATCGCCATGCTCGCGATGCTGGTCACCATCTGA
- a CDS encoding HAD family hydrolase — MTIKGVLFDFSGTLFRVEPVTSWLGAALDSCGISLPDSELARYARELERAGALPGGADPARIPPHLAQVWDVRDRSGASHRRAYTGLAREVELPDPRLYDVLYDRHMDPSAWRPYADARPVLAALRERGLAVGVVSNIGWDPRPVFRAHGLDDFVDAYTLSFEHGAQKPEARLFRVACGALGKEPGDVLMVGDNRRADGGAATLGCAVHFVDHLPVDQRPDGLRAVLELIGRDR; from the coding sequence ATGACGATCAAGGGCGTTCTCTTCGACTTCTCCGGCACCCTCTTCCGCGTCGAGCCGGTCACCTCATGGCTCGGCGCCGCACTCGACAGCTGCGGCATCTCGTTGCCGGACAGTGAACTAGCGCGGTACGCACGGGAGTTGGAGAGAGCGGGAGCCCTGCCCGGGGGCGCCGATCCGGCGCGGATACCCCCGCACCTCGCGCAGGTGTGGGACGTACGCGACCGCAGCGGCGCATCGCACCGCCGGGCATACACCGGTCTCGCACGAGAGGTGGAGCTGCCCGATCCGCGTCTGTACGACGTGCTCTACGACCGCCACATGGACCCGTCCGCCTGGCGGCCGTACGCCGACGCGAGGCCGGTGCTCGCCGCACTGCGCGAGCGCGGCCTGGCGGTCGGCGTGGTGAGCAACATCGGCTGGGACCCGCGGCCGGTCTTCCGCGCGCATGGCCTGGACGACTTCGTGGACGCCTACACGCTGTCCTTCGAGCACGGGGCGCAGAAGCCTGAGGCGCGGCTGTTCCGGGTGGCCTGCGGCGCGCTCGGCAAGGAGCCGGGCGACGTCCTGATGGTGGGCGACAACCGGCGGGCGGACGGCGGCGCGGCGACGCTCGGCTGCGCGGTGCACTTCGTGGACCACCTGCCCGTCGACCAGCGCCCCGACGGCCTGCGCGCGGTGCTCGAGCTGATCGGGCGGGACCGCTGA
- a CDS encoding helix-turn-helix transcriptional regulator, protein MTTTTNTRELAHPAREEIRLESVLHALSDPMRMRVVRALAAQDDELSCSCFPLPVTKSTSTHHFRVLRESGVIRQVYRGTAKMNGLRREDLDALFPGLLDSVLGAADRQAVRLGDDV, encoded by the coding sequence GTGACCACCACGACGAACACCCGTGAACTCGCCCATCCGGCGCGCGAGGAGATCCGCCTGGAGAGCGTGCTGCACGCGCTCTCCGATCCGATGCGGATGCGGGTGGTACGGGCGCTGGCCGCCCAGGACGACGAGCTCTCGTGCTCGTGCTTCCCGCTCCCGGTCACGAAGTCGACGAGCACCCACCACTTCCGGGTGCTGCGCGAGAGCGGCGTGATCCGGCAGGTCTACCGGGGCACGGCCAAGATGAACGGGCTGCGCCGCGAGGATCTGGACGCGCTCTTCCCCGGCCTGCTCGACAGCGTCCTCGGCGCGGCGGACCGCCAGGCCGTCCGGCTCGGGGACGACGTCTGA
- a CDS encoding GNAT family N-acetyltransferase: MDTARAAAAQLSYRDATEADVEALVPLVESAYRGDASRAGWTTEADILQGQRTDPEGVRAVITAPASKLLTVWREGELIACCQLEHRGEAAYFGMFAVAPALQGAGLGKQIIAEAERVARAEWGVSEMHMTVISVREELIAFYERRGYRRTGQLTPFPYGDERFGLPQRDDLAFELLVKELA, from the coding sequence ATGGACACCGCCCGCGCCGCCGCCGCGCAGCTGAGCTACCGGGACGCCACGGAGGCCGATGTCGAGGCGCTGGTGCCGCTCGTCGAGTCCGCCTACCGGGGCGACGCGAGCCGGGCGGGCTGGACCACGGAGGCCGACATCCTCCAGGGCCAGCGCACCGACCCCGAGGGCGTGCGCGCGGTCATCACGGCGCCCGCGAGCAAGCTCCTGACGGTGTGGCGCGAGGGCGAGCTGATCGCCTGCTGCCAGCTGGAACACCGGGGAGAAGCGGCCTACTTCGGCATGTTCGCGGTCGCTCCCGCGCTCCAGGGCGCGGGCCTCGGCAAGCAGATCATCGCCGAGGCCGAGCGCGTGGCGCGGGCCGAGTGGGGAGTGAGCGAGATGCACATGACGGTGATCTCGGTACGGGAAGAGCTCATCGCCTTCTACGAGCGGCGCGGCTACCGCCGTACGGGACAGCTGACGCCCTTCCCGTACGGCGACGAGCGCTTCGGTCTGCCGCAGCGCGACGACCTGGCCTTCGAGCTCCTGGTCAAAGAGCTGGCCTGA
- a CDS encoding NADH:flavin oxidoreductase/NADH oxidase — protein sequence MESAVSAASALFEPYTLRSLTIPNRVWMAPMCQYSAEASGPEAGVAGDWHFAHYAARAAGGTGLILVEATAVSPEGRISPADLGIWNDSQVAALRRIAAFLESQGTVPGIQLAHAGRKASTDRPWLGGAPLKPDNADGTDSTDSKGGWQPVGPSPLAWSEQHTVPTELTVDQIKGVAAQFADAAARALDAGFKVVEIHGAHGYLIGQFLSPHSNRRTDEYGGSFENRTRLALEVTDAVRAVWPEELPLFFRVSATDWLEEGGWTTEETVRLAALLKEHGVDLLDVSSGGNASGVRIPTGPGYQVPFAARIREESPLAVAAVGLITEPAQAEKILANGEADAVLLGRELLRDPSWARRAARELGGAVRVPEQYGYAI from the coding sequence CTGGAGTCTGCCGTGTCTGCTGCGAGTGCCCTGTTCGAGCCCTACACCCTGCGCTCCCTGACCATCCCGAACCGGGTCTGGATGGCGCCGATGTGCCAGTACTCGGCCGAGGCCTCCGGGCCGGAGGCGGGCGTGGCGGGCGACTGGCACTTCGCCCACTACGCGGCGCGCGCGGCCGGCGGCACGGGCCTGATCCTGGTGGAGGCCACCGCCGTCAGCCCCGAGGGCCGCATCTCCCCCGCCGACCTCGGTATCTGGAACGATTCCCAGGTCGCGGCGCTGCGCCGGATCGCCGCTTTCCTCGAGAGCCAGGGCACCGTCCCCGGCATCCAGCTCGCGCACGCCGGACGCAAGGCATCCACCGACCGCCCCTGGCTGGGCGGGGCGCCGCTGAAGCCCGACAACGCCGATGGCACCGACAGCACCGACAGCAAGGGGGGCTGGCAGCCCGTCGGCCCGAGCCCCTTGGCCTGGAGCGAGCAGCACACCGTCCCCACCGAGCTGACGGTGGATCAGATCAAGGGTGTCGCAGCCCAGTTCGCCGACGCCGCCGCCCGGGCGCTGGACGCCGGCTTCAAGGTCGTCGAGATCCACGGCGCCCACGGCTATCTCATCGGCCAGTTCCTCTCGCCGCACTCCAACCGGCGCACCGACGAGTACGGCGGCTCGTTCGAGAACCGCACGCGCCTCGCCCTCGAAGTGACCGACGCCGTCCGCGCGGTGTGGCCCGAGGAACTGCCGCTGTTCTTCCGTGTCTCGGCCACCGACTGGCTGGAGGAGGGCGGCTGGACGACCGAGGAGACGGTGCGCCTCGCAGCGCTGCTCAAGGAGCACGGGGTGGATCTCCTGGACGTGTCGAGCGGCGGCAACGCCTCGGGCGTCCGCATCCCGACCGGGCCCGGCTACCAGGTGCCCTTCGCCGCCCGGATACGCGAGGAGAGCCCGCTGGCGGTCGCGGCCGTCGGCCTGATCACCGAGCCGGCGCAGGCCGAGAAGATCCTCGCGAACGGCGAGGCGGACGCGGTGCTGCTCGGCCGCGAACTGCTGCGCGACCCGTCGTGGGCGCGGCGCGCCGCCCGTGAACTCGGCGGCGCGGTGCGGGTGCCCGAGCAGTACGGCTACGCCATCTGA
- a CDS encoding class II aldolase/adducin family protein, translating to MTESATAPAAEEIADAAGPLPEGVSVPLPPVFDDVADERRYRKEQLAAGFRLFGRFGFSEGVAGHITVRDPEHSDRFWVNPFGMSFSRITASDLILVDHEGNLLHGARPVNRAAFVIHGAVHRARPDAVAAAHSHSLHGKAFSSLGIPLDPLTQDACAFFEDHGLYSDYRGVVSDTEEGERIAAALGAYKAVILQNHGLLTVGHSVAEAVWWFITMERSCQAQLLAMAAGTPRLIDRETALHTRGQLGGHFAGWFQAQPLYEQIAYSDPDHVN from the coding sequence ATGACCGAATCCGCCACGGCTCCGGCCGCCGAGGAGATCGCCGACGCCGCGGGACCGCTGCCCGAAGGGGTGAGCGTTCCGCTGCCGCCGGTCTTCGACGACGTCGCGGACGAGCGCCGCTACCGCAAGGAGCAACTGGCCGCCGGATTCCGGCTGTTCGGCCGCTTCGGGTTCTCGGAGGGGGTCGCGGGGCACATCACCGTCCGCGACCCCGAGCACTCCGACCGGTTCTGGGTGAACCCCTTCGGCATGAGCTTCAGCCGGATCACGGCGTCCGATCTGATCCTCGTCGACCACGAGGGCAACCTCCTGCACGGCGCACGCCCGGTCAACCGCGCCGCCTTCGTCATCCATGGCGCCGTCCACCGGGCCCGCCCCGACGCCGTCGCCGCCGCCCACTCGCACTCCCTGCACGGCAAGGCGTTCTCCTCCCTGGGGATCCCGCTCGACCCCCTCACCCAGGACGCCTGCGCCTTCTTCGAGGACCACGGCCTCTACAGCGACTACCGGGGTGTCGTCAGCGACACGGAGGAGGGTGAGCGGATCGCGGCGGCGCTCGGGGCGTACAAGGCGGTGATCCTCCAGAACCACGGCCTGCTCACCGTCGGCCACTCGGTCGCCGAGGCGGTGTGGTGGTTCATCACCATGGAGCGCTCCTGCCAGGCCCAGCTCCTCGCCATGGCCGCCGGCACCCCCCGCCTCATCGACCGCGAGACCGCCCTGCACACCCGGGGTCAGCTCGGCGGCCACTTCGCGGGCTGGTTCCAGGCCCAGCCGCTCTACGAGCAGATCGCGTACTCCGACCCCGATCACGTCAACTAG
- a CDS encoding neutral/alkaline non-lysosomal ceramidase C-terminal domain-containing protein encodes MRRPGGRVQQRLSPLCDHAGGVRRPGVRGRQHAVRAVGAARALPERRLPGDRDARRFSGGPRHTGAGRARRAEASPPRRPRRPAPGPAVRRRPGLLPDRPPRHRVLRRRPPSNDLRRNGSYLSVERWADDGSWVRVADDGDWSTVLRWARSGGATSIATLTWNIPWGTAPGTYRLAYHGDHAVKGPFTGVSEPFEVG; translated from the coding sequence GTGCGACGTCCTGGTGGCCGGGTACAGCAACGGCTATCTCCACTATGTGACCACGCCGGAGGAGTACGACGCCCAGGAGTACGAGGGCGCCAGCACGCTGTTCGGGCGGTGGGAGCTGCCCGCGCTCTGCCAGAGCGCCGCTTACCTGGCGACCGCGATGCGCGACGGTTCTCCGGTGGACCCCGGCACACCGGAGCCGGCCGTGCCCGTCGGGCGGAGGCATCACCGCCGAGGCGCCCCCGACGCCCCGCACCCGGGCCGGCGGTTCGGCGACGTCCTGGACTTCTCCCTGATCGGCCGCCGCGCCACCGCGTCCTTCGTCGCCGCCCACCCTCCAACGACCTGCGCAGGAACGGAAGTTACCTCAGCGTCGAGCGATGGGCGGACGACGGATCCTGGGTCCGCGTCGCCGACGACGGCGACTGGTCCACGGTGCTGCGCTGGGCCCGCTCCGGCGGCGCGACCTCGATCGCCACGCTCACCTGGAACATCCCCTGGGGCACGGCGCCGGGCACCTACCGTCTCGCGTACCACGGCGACCACGCGGTGAAGGGCCCATTCACCGGGGTGAGCGAGCCCTTCGAGGTCGGCTGA